The Geoalkalibacter sp. nucleotide sequence GCTCGTTGATCGGCTCGGTCAGCAGACGAACGGTCATGCCTTCCTTGACGTCTTCCTGCAGCTTGGTCTTCAGTGGCTCGGGCAGCGGAATGTTCTCGAAAGGGATCTCCTCGCCACCCAGGTGCGCGATGCCGGTGTCGAGCTGCGGCAGCATCTCGTTCATGGTCGAGTAGAGCGGATGCCCCTCGTCGAGGAACTGCTCGAAAGGTTCGAAGCGAGAATCGGGCGCGACCAGCTCGAGTGTGTCCTTGAACCAGTCGTAGACCGGCCGGAAATTGTCGACCTTCTGGGAAACCGAGTTGGTCAGAAAGAGTTGGTTGTCCCGGGTCCCTTTGAAGGCGAACTGGAGGAACTGGTCCTTGGCCAGGGAATCATCGAAGTTGGGCTTTCCGTCCCGACGGTGGTAGAGCACCTTTTCACTGGTGCTCGTAATGGCCACCAGCTTCTCTTCCAGAACCGCCTTGCGGGTCACCGCGAAGCTGAACTCGTAAATGATCTCGTCGATCAGCAACTCGAAGCCAAACCGTGACGGCTGATCGGCCACCTTGGCGTCCAGCCGGAACGGCTCGACAGGAATCAGGCTGTCGGGCTGGGTTCCTTTGACGACCAGCGCCTTGGCGAAACTCAGGGCCTTGAAAAAGTTGGTCTTGCCCGACGCGTTGCCACCATAAATTGCCGCAACCGGAAGAACTCTCGTCTGGTACTTGCCGAGCTTGGGAACCCTGTCTCCATGCTGGCGCTCCCTGCTGGCGACCATCGAAAATGTGACCTGGTTGCGGAAGGACATCCAGTTTTCGAGTGAGAAACTGACTATCATCTTACCGCCTCCTAAAGTGAAATATTCGCTTTATCATGCCTTTAATATAGGCATAGGCGGCCTGAAAGTCAATCTAAAAGAGAAAATATCTCTTTAAACACCCTTGCTACTGATCCGGTACTCGAAGTTCTTGGTGTGGGCGTTGCGCTGCCGGTCGATGTCGAACCCGGCGTCCCGGATGACGTCCAGGTCGTTGCTGATGCGCCGACCGAGCTGGGCGGGCTTCTTGTATTCGAACTCGAGGTTGAATTCCCGGCCGACCCTGCGCAGAGCCGCGAGCAGCCTTCCCGCAGACACCGGTTCCATGGTGTTCTCGTTCTCGAACCTCACCTGGTAGCGTTCGATGAACCCCACCACATGGTTTGCCCGGTCGTCCTCGCCGTAGCGGGCCTTCTCGTCCAGCTCCACCGCGTTCCGATAAGCGTGGAAGAGCGACGCCAGCGCCGTGGCGATGGGGTTCGACTCCCGGGCCATCTCCTGGCTGGTGTCGTTGATGGAATGTATCTGCTCGATGAACAGCGGGCTCAGATCCTCAAGTCCGGTAGTCACCTCGTGATCCTCGGACCCGGCCAGCATCATCAGGTACATCAGGCTCAGATAGTCGTTGCAACGGCGCTTGCCATGGGTCGGCATGGTTCGGTGCAGCAGGCGCATGACCTGTTTCTGGGCTCCGTCCCGGATCATCGCCAGCACATGGCTGGTCCGCTTCATGATGGCCGAGATGATCAGATCCCGGTTCTGCTGGATGGCCGAGATGACCTCCGATTCCAGAAAGCAGTCGCTGGCCTGGTTGGCGAGGTCGAAGTTGATGACGAAGGACCTCGACAGGATCTCCGAAAGTTCCCCGCACAGCGGCTCGATGCCGGTGGTGTTCAGCAGGCATTTGGTCCGCTCGGTGATGGTCTCGCTGTCGGTGCCGCTCTTGCGTTTCTCCTTGGCGATGCCGGTGATGCTGGTCAGCATGAAGGTGGTCAGATCCTCGGTCATCTGCTTGACCTCGATGTTGTCGAGGACGATGAGTGGGTTCTGCGAGCCATCGGTGTAGTTCGCCGCGTCGGTGGCCTTCTTGTGCTGGGGCTCGCCGTAAAGCAATGTCGACGTGATCTTGCTGGCGGTAGTCTTGCCCGATCCGGCCGAACCCTCGAAGCGGGTCATGGGCCGCGTCCCGGCGAAATCGATCAGCAGGAAGCAGGAGAGCCAGGAAAGGATGAGAAAGCGATCCCCCTGCGGACAGGTCATGTTGCCCACCAGCAGATCGACCAGGAGCCGGTCCGCCTCTTCGAGGTCGGCGTCGGGCAGGAATTTCAGCGGCTTCATCTTCCGCGAGCCGTCCAGGATGATGCCGTCCTCGTTGCCGCCGTTCTTCATGATCCGGATCTCGTCCGGGGTGATCTTGGCGATCTCGTGCTCCGGGTTGTTCAGATTGAAATAGACGGTGTAGGAGGCCACATCGGTGTGCAGCCAGGAGAAATGGTCGCGCACCTGGCCACGGATCATGGCCAGGCTGGGCAGCACCTCGAAAAATGTCCGTCCGCCGCCCGTGGTCGGCACCATACCCGTGTGCTTGTAGAGCATGGCCGCGTAATGGCGCTTGCGGCCCCGGTCCGGTGAATCCATCCAGTAGATGGCGTTGTCGAAATACATGAACGGCTCGCCCTGCAGGGTGTGAAAGAACTGGGCACCGTTGGCGTTGAACCAGTCGTAGGCAGCCTCGGCGGCCAGGGTGTAGTCGGGAGCACCGTTCTCCAGTTCCGTGTCGATCAGCACCTCGTCGACCCGGGCGCGGCACGATCCGGGCATCGCGCCGGACATCCGCTTGGCCTTCTTCTTTTCGTTGCGGAACTCGACTTTACGGTCCTTCTGTATGGCGCGGATCTGCTCTTTGAGGGTGGCCATCGAAACACCACCGCCGATGCGCTCCTGCACCAGCTTCAGCAGACGGGCCTGTTCCAGCGGAGACTGCTCGGAAATCTCCCCCAGGATAGGTTCGAGCAGGCGGTTGCGTTCCTCTTCTTCAGCGCCCTCGGGCAGCGAGCGCACGCCGAACTCGATGGGCGTGCTGGCTTCGGCGAGCAGGCGTTCGAAATCCTCCCGGGTATGCCCGGCGGCAATGTAATCGTTGACGTCGATCTTGGCGGTGGCGAGAAGCGCCTCGGCCGCCTGGATTTCCTCGGCGGGCCGTCCCGCCAGCAGCTTGGCCAGCTCCTTCGGCCCCACGCTCGCCGTCAGGCTGAACCGTTCGGTCAGCTCCTGCCGGGCCGAGATCTGTGTTTCCGACAAAGGCAGCGTCACCAGGCGGGTGTCGATCTTGTGTTCGGCCAGGGTACGAGCGGTTTGCAGCGCCCCTTTGAGACCGGCCTGGGAGAGTTCGTTGTCCTGGCAGATGTAGACGGTTTCGACGCCGCGCAGTTTGGGGATCAGGCGCTCCCAATCGGCGGCCCGGATGCGGACGGTGACCGGCGATACGGTGGGCAGGCCCAGTTGCATCAGCGCCAGGCAATCGGTCACCCCCTCGGTGATGATCACCTTGCCGGGCCTCGCCAGCAGGCAGTCCTCGTTGAACAGCAGCGCGTTGTTGATGAAGTCGGCGACGTAAGGCCGCTGGTGCTCGTCGTGAACCGGCAGTTTCTTGTATTTCCCTTGCTCCCAGCCCACGTCCGGGGTCCACGGCGTCTTGCGGCCGATCATGAACACCACCCGGCCACGGCTCCAGTAGGGAAAGACGATCCGGCGCTCGAAAAATGGCGTCAGGCCGTCCTGGCTGGTGGGACGGAAAGCGCCGGTGGCGGCGAGCTCCCGTTTGGAGAAACCGTCCTCACCCCCGGTCAGTTGGGCGACCGCGCCGGACGCGTTGTCCGCGTAGCCGATCAGGAGATCGTCGATGGTCTCCTCGCTCAGGGCGTATTTGGATTTCAGCCAGTCGAGGACCTCCGGCGACTCTTTGAGTCTGGCGTGGTAAAGCCTGGCCAGCGAGGTCAGCGCGTCCTTGACCCGCAGTTCGAAGGCGCGGTCGGCCTCCGTCTGGGCGAGACGCTCCTGGCTGAGGCCATAGCGCGACAGCGGCGGCAAGCCCGCCTTCTTGGCGAGATAGTCCCGGGCCTGACGGTGGCTGTCCGGCATCGGACCGGATTGCCCGGCGGTGACCGAGCCCGTCTGAATGAACTCCACGAGTTGCAGCACGTCACCGCCGACTCCGCAGCCGAAGCAGTACCAGCCCTGCTTGTCGAGCATCACGTGCAGCGCCAGGCGCGACTGGCTCTGATGGTTGGGGCAGTCGCACATCAAACGCTGACCGGTTTCCTGGGTGATCCGTCCCGGCAGGAGTTCCCGGGCCACGTCACCGATGTCCATCTCGGTGACGAGCCGGTAATACTCCCTGACGTTATCCGTTCCGCCCATGCTCATTCGGCCTCCGCGACACGGGCGGAATCGGCATCCGCGTGCTGGGCGGCGTCCAGAAACAGGGGCAGGAAGGTCCGGCGGT carries:
- a CDS encoding AAA family ATPase, producing the protein MIVSFSLENWMSFRNQVTFSMVASRERQHGDRVPKLGKYQTRVLPVAAIYGGNASGKTNFFKALSFAKALVVKGTQPDSLIPVEPFRLDAKVADQPSRFGFELLIDEIIYEFSFAVTRKAVLEEKLVAITSTSEKVLYHRRDGKPNFDDSLAKDQFLQFAFKGTRDNQLFLTNSVSQKVDNFRPVYDWFKDTLELVAPDSRFEPFEQFLDEGHPLYSTMNEMLPQLDTGIAHLGGEEIPFENIPLPEPLKTKLQEDVKEGMTVRLLTEPINERFVVTRKGGELIAKKLVTYHPKADGTEAKFEIRQESDGSQRVIDLLPAFLELSAQVSKKVYVIDEVDRSLHTLLTRRLLEAYLTNCSTETRTQLLLTTHDVLLMDQQLLRRDEMWVAERDATGASNLLSFSEYKDVRYDKDIRKSYLQGRLGGIPRILLGGALTNPCLTEESEGDD
- a CDS encoding CHC2 zinc finger domain-containing protein yields the protein MSMGGTDNVREYYRLVTEMDIGDVARELLPGRITQETGQRLMCDCPNHQSQSRLALHVMLDKQGWYCFGCGVGGDVLQLVEFIQTGSVTAGQSGPMPDSHRQARDYLAKKAGLPPLSRYGLSQERLAQTEADRAFELRVKDALTSLARLYHARLKESPEVLDWLKSKYALSEETIDDLLIGYADNASGAVAQLTGGEDGFSKRELAATGAFRPTSQDGLTPFFERRIVFPYWSRGRVVFMIGRKTPWTPDVGWEQGKYKKLPVHDEHQRPYVADFINNALLFNEDCLLARPGKVIITEGVTDCLALMQLGLPTVSPVTVRIRAADWERLIPKLRGVETVYICQDNELSQAGLKGALQTARTLAEHKIDTRLVTLPLSETQISARQELTERFSLTASVGPKELAKLLAGRPAEEIQAAEALLATAKIDVNDYIAAGHTREDFERLLAEASTPIEFGVRSLPEGAEEEERNRLLEPILGEISEQSPLEQARLLKLVQERIGGGVSMATLKEQIRAIQKDRKVEFRNEKKKAKRMSGAMPGSCRARVDEVLIDTELENGAPDYTLAAEAAYDWFNANGAQFFHTLQGEPFMYFDNAIYWMDSPDRGRKRHYAAMLYKHTGMVPTTGGGRTFFEVLPSLAMIRGQVRDHFSWLHTDVASYTVYFNLNNPEHEIAKITPDEIRIMKNGGNEDGIILDGSRKMKPLKFLPDADLEEADRLLVDLLVGNMTCPQGDRFLILSWLSCFLLIDFAGTRPMTRFEGSAGSGKTTASKITSTLLYGEPQHKKATDAANYTDGSQNPLIVLDNIEVKQMTEDLTTFMLTSITGIAKEKRKSGTDSETITERTKCLLNTTGIEPLCGELSEILSRSFVINFDLANQASDCFLESEVISAIQQNRDLIISAIMKRTSHVLAMIRDGAQKQVMRLLHRTMPTHGKRRCNDYLSLMYLMMLAGSEDHEVTTGLEDLSPLFIEQIHSINDTSQEMARESNPIATALASLFHAYRNAVELDEKARYGEDDRANHVVGFIERYQVRFENENTMEPVSAGRLLAALRRVGREFNLEFEYKKPAQLGRRISNDLDVIRDAGFDIDRQRNAHTKNFEYRISSKGV